From a single Streptomyces rubradiris genomic region:
- a CDS encoding VOC family protein, whose protein sequence is MAENRASTNEETYGEGVPCWVDAQLPDVEAGKRFYGELFGWTFQEAYGSAVWALLDGDRVAALAPKTDGRMPTVWTVSFATPDAGALARRLTAAGGRMITDPYPVGDLGTAALAADPGGAVFGLWQPGTHRGFGRRRAPGAFVWAELYTRDTAAANAFYGDLFHDALFGSGAAPDFGRADVTEVFPAEMPPHFVAHFGVTDLAGALGAVQRLGGRVQAPPFTTSYGTVAVVTDNQGASFALLQR, encoded by the coding sequence ATGGCCGAAAACAGGGCATCCACGAACGAAGAGACATACGGGGAGGGCGTCCCCTGCTGGGTCGACGCCCAACTGCCCGACGTCGAGGCGGGCAAGCGGTTCTACGGTGAGCTTTTCGGGTGGACCTTCCAGGAGGCGTACGGCTCCGCGGTGTGGGCGCTGCTGGACGGGGACCGGGTCGCCGCGCTGGCCCCCAAGACGGACGGCCGCATGCCCACCGTCTGGACGGTCTCCTTCGCCACCCCGGACGCCGGGGCCCTCGCCCGGCGGCTCACGGCGGCCGGCGGCCGGATGATCACGGACCCGTACCCGGTCGGCGACCTCGGCACCGCCGCCCTGGCCGCCGACCCCGGGGGCGCGGTGTTCGGCCTGTGGCAGCCCGGCACACACCGCGGCTTCGGGCGGCGGCGCGCGCCGGGCGCCTTCGTGTGGGCCGAGCTGTACACCCGGGACACGGCCGCCGCCAACGCCTTCTACGGCGACCTCTTCCACGACGCCCTGTTCGGCTCCGGGGCCGCGCCCGACTTCGGCCGCGCGGACGTCACCGAGGTGTTCCCGGCCGAGATGCCCCCGCACTTCGTCGCCCACTTCGGGGTCACCGACCTGGCCGGCGCCCTCGGGGCCGTCCAGCGGCTCGGCGGCCGGGTGCAGGCGCCGCCCTTCACGACGTCGTACGGCACGGTGGCCGTCGTCACCGACAATCAGG